The genomic DNA GGGGCTTGGAAATGCAACCTCTTGTGGCTGCGCCACCCAGAGAACTCTTCGAGATTCTCTGGGCTACCCGCTACCCGCTGTAAAAGAAGAATCTTACGACTGCGCCACCCCAAATGAATCTTTCGGGGCCACCTGCGACTGTTTTAGGGTAGTGACTCAGGAGTGGTTTTCTATCAGCTTCACCAAATCAGTGTCACCAATTTGCTTGGCGAAATCGATTGGTGATCGCCCATATTTATTCTTTTGGTGTGCGGTTTTCGCCGCACCTTTCGCTAACAGCACATCCACGACATCAAATTTGCCTCTTGCGTTGAACACTGCCGTCCAAAGAGGCGTATTCCCATGTTCGTCCACAATCACAATATCCCCGCAGTGGTCAAGTATTTGCTGAGCAACCATCGCATTCTGATAGGCACATGCAACATGCAGTGGCGTTGAGCCCTTTCGATCCTGAGCGTTGACATCAATTCCTCGCTGAATGAGTT from Rubinisphaera italica includes the following:
- a CDS encoding ankyrin repeat domain-containing protein produces the protein MDDFFQNVRFDGYEALSALKKLDDVNIRNDDGENLLHVAIAYANTDVAVELIQRGIDVNAQDRKGSTPLHVACAYQNAMVAQQILDHCGDIVIVDEHGNTPLWTAVFNARGKFDVVDVLLAKGAAKTAHQKNKYGRSPIDFAKQIGDTDLVKLIENHS